A single window of Achromobacter xylosoxidans DNA harbors:
- a CDS encoding PDR/VanB family oxidoreductase produces the protein MLKLRVSAIRYEAQGIYAFDLVDPDGAPLPAFEAGAHLDIRTPGGASRRYSLCNAPGSTDRYCIAVLRVPDSRGGSRAMHEQVRPGDLLEVAGVHNYFPLREDAGHCLLLAGGIGITPLLAMAERLHALGRPYTLHYCTQSPERTAFARYLAGEKWRGRVFLHHDGGNPANGLDLGQLLAQRPEDGQLYFCGPPGFMRAVQAACAHWPAEAVHSEHFGADLAPPPTPPADGLPASLTLRRSDRSVPVAPGQTILQALRGAGVACNSSCEAGLCGECRLNYLSGLIEHNDYLLSDEERADSVLICCARVREGAVVLDI, from the coding sequence ATGCTGAAGTTGCGAGTCAGTGCGATCCGGTACGAGGCGCAAGGCATCTACGCCTTCGACCTGGTCGATCCGGACGGCGCGCCGCTGCCCGCCTTCGAGGCCGGCGCGCACCTGGATATCCGTACTCCAGGCGGCGCCAGCCGCCGCTATTCCCTGTGCAATGCGCCGGGCAGCACTGATCGCTATTGCATCGCCGTGCTGCGCGTGCCGGACAGCCGCGGCGGTTCGCGCGCCATGCACGAACAGGTGCGGCCCGGCGACCTGCTGGAGGTGGCGGGCGTGCACAACTACTTCCCGCTGCGGGAGGACGCCGGCCATTGCCTGCTGCTGGCCGGCGGCATCGGCATCACGCCGCTGCTGGCGATGGCCGAACGGCTGCACGCGCTGGGCCGGCCGTACACGCTGCACTACTGCACGCAGTCGCCCGAGCGCACCGCCTTCGCCCGCTATCTGGCCGGTGAGAAGTGGCGCGGCCGCGTCTTCCTGCACCACGATGGCGGCAACCCCGCCAACGGGCTGGATCTCGGCCAGTTGCTGGCGCAGCGGCCAGAAGATGGCCAACTGTATTTCTGCGGCCCGCCCGGCTTCATGCGGGCGGTGCAGGCCGCCTGCGCCCATTGGCCGGCCGAGGCGGTGCATTCGGAGCATTTCGGCGCCGACCTGGCGCCGCCGCCAACGCCGCCGGCGGACGGCCTGCCGGCCAGCCTGACGCTGCGCCGCAGCGACCGGTCGGTGCCGGTGGCGCCGGGGCAGACCATCCTGCAGGCCCTGCGCGGCGCCGGCGTGGCCTGCAATTCATCCTGCGAGGCGGGGCTATGCGGCGAATGCCGGCTGAACTACCTGTCGGGCCTGATCGAACACAACGACTACCTGTTGAGCGACGAAGAACGCGCCGACAGCGTACTGATCTGTTGCGCGCGCGTCCGCGAGGGCGCCGTGGTGCTGGACATCTGA